From a region of the Gossypium raimondii isolate GPD5lz chromosome 10, ASM2569854v1, whole genome shotgun sequence genome:
- the LOC105777965 gene encoding xyloglucan endotransglucosylase protein 1: MATSWFSVLLLVSIVFSCFLAASAGDFYQEFDLTWGDKRSEILNGGRLLTLSLDKASGSGFRSKREYLFGRIDMQIKLVSGNSAGTVTAFYLSSEGPNHDEIDFEFLGNLSGDPYIVHTNVYSQGKGDREQQFYLWFDPTKNFHTYSIIWSPQGITFMVDNIPIRVFNNEESIGVPFPKNQPMKVYSSLWDADEWATRGGQVKTDWSKAPFKAYYRNFNAYSWNSVGTDVWRTRALDATGRRWLRWAQKYHMVYNYCADLKRFPHGRPLECRRSRFL, encoded by the exons ATGGCAACTTCATGGTTTTCAGTGTTGCTTTTGGTTTCAATTGTTTTTAGTTGTTTCTTGGCTGCATCAGCTGGTGATTTTTACCAAGAGTTTGATCTGACATGGGGTGACAAACGTTCTGAGATACTCAATGGTGGGAGGCTTCTTACACTTAGTCTCGATAAGGCCTCTGGTTCAGGTTTCAGGTCTAAAAGAGAGTACTTGTTTGGAAGAATCGACATGCAAATCAAGCTTGTCTCTGGCAACTCTGCCGGCACTGTTACTGCTTTCTAT CTGTCTTCAGAAGGGCCAAACCACGATGAGATAGACTTTGAATTCTTAGGTAACTTAAGTGGAGATCCATACATTGTGCACACTAATGTCTACTCCCAAGGTAAAGGTGACAGGGAACAACAATTCTACCTATGGTTCGACCCAACAAAGAATTTCCACACCTATTCAATTATCTGGAGCCCGCAAGGCATTAC TTTCATGGTGGACAACATTCCGATCAGAGTATTCAACAATGAAGAATCCATTGGAGTTCCCTTCCCCAAAAACCAGCCGATGAAGGTATACTCAAGCCTGTGGGATGCAGATGAATGGGCGACAAGAGGCGGGCAGGTGAAAACCGATTGGTCGAAAGCTCCTTTCAAGGCGTATTATAGGAATTTTAATGCCTATTCATGGAACTCCGTCGGAACCGATGTTTGGCGAACTCGGGCACTGGATGCTACTGGAAGAAGATGGCTCCGATGGGCACAGAAATACCACATGGTTTACAATTATTGTGCTGATTTGAAGCGATTTCCTCATGGTCGTCCCCTCGAGTGTAGGCGCTCTAGGTTCCTTTAA
- the LOC105777964 gene encoding protein SRG1 produces the protein MDTEFVNLGKSMIVPSVQELAKYPLTKIPPRYLRPHEELHSISPSPHIPSVPIIDLHKLAAGDFVDSELQTLHSACSHWGFFQVVNHGVSISLLDEFKLEIVNFFKLPHEDKKLLWQKPDNHEGFGQAFVVSQDQKLDWSDMFYITTLPYNLRNIDVFEKLPFKLRETLEVYCVQVKNLAMRILGYMAKALNMDADEIKQLFNDGVQAMRMNYYPPCPEPDMVIGFSPHSDADALTILLQLDETDGLQVRKDGKWVPIKPLPNAFVVNIGDIMEILSNGIYRSIEHRAVVNSTKQRLSIATFYSSKLDSELGPALSLIGPNNPAIFQRIPLEKYLKEFFARKLDGKAYLDFMRIKSNEEHEN, from the exons ATGGATACAGAATTTGTCAACCTTGGGAAATCCATGATAGTTCCCAGTGTTCAAGAGTTGGCCAAGTACCCCCTCACCAAAATCCCACCTAGGTACCTGCGCCCGCATGAAGAGCTTCACTCCATCTCCCCCAGTCCTCACATTCCATCTGTCCCCATCATCGATCTTCACAAACTAGCTGCTGGGGATTTCGTTGACTCTGAACTTCAAACCCTACACTCTGCTTGCAGCCACTGGGGTTTCTTCCAG GTAGTGAATCATGGTGTTAGTATATCATTGTTGGATGAATTCAAGTTGGAGATTGTGAATTTCTTCAAACTACCACATGAAGACAAGAAGCTTTTGTGGCAAAAACCAGATAACCATGAAGGGTTTGGTCAAGCTTTTGTAGTTTCACAAGATCAGAAGCTAGATTGGTCTGATATGTTCTATATAACCACACTGCCATACAATCTTAGGAACATTGACGTATTTGAAAAACTTCCCTTTAAGTTAAG AGAGACCCTGGAAGTGTATTGTGTTCAAGTGAAAAATCTAGCTATGAGGATATTAGGTTACATGGCTAAGGCCTTAAATATGGATGCTGATGAAATAAAACAGCTGTTCAATGATGGGGTGCAAGCAATGAGAATGAATTACTATCCACCATGCCCTGAACCTGATATGGTCATTGGTTTCAGTCCCCATTCCGATGCTGATGCTTTGACGATTCTCCTTCAGCTCGACGAAACCGATGGCCTGCAAGTTCGAAAAGATGGGAAATGGGTTCCCATTAAGCCACTTCCCAATGCTTTTGTGGTTAACATTGGAGACATCATGGag ATTTTGAGCAATGGGATATACCGTAGCATCGAGCATAGAGCGGTTGTAAACTCAACCAAACAGAGGCTATCAATCGCAACGTTTTATAGCTCCAAGTTAGACTCGGAATTAGGCCCTGCACTTAGCCTTATCGGTCCAAATAACCCTGCAATTTTTCAACGAATCCCTTTGGAGAAGTACTTGAAGGAATTCTTTGCAAGGAAACTAGATGGCAAGGCTTACCTTGATTTCATGAGAAttaaaagcaatgaagaacatgaaaattga
- the LOC105776746 gene encoding protein SRG1, which produces MAAIPVLSVQELVKQPIITIPQHYVRLDQQPPTVPHGGRPFPTIPIIDMNQLVYGKDFDLQLHKLHSACKDGGFFQLVNHGVDSTVMEKVKQEVEGFYKLPLEEKMKYKIREGEVEGYGSIEREDGKFDWADRLYMITNPILLRKPHLFLELPSPLRNTLESYILELQSLAMKLLSLMAKALEIDEKEMIEYFEDGMQSLRMTCYPPCPQPELVTGITPHSDPTILTFLLQLNGVDGLHISKDGCWFPVTILPDALVVNVGDILEIFSNGVYRSIEHRAIPNAEKERMSIAFFIKPKREAYVGPSPSLINPQNPPLYKRVGMEQYVKDFFSRKLNGKTYLQHMRIRDE; this is translated from the exons ATGGCAGCAATTCCAGTTCTTAGTGTTCAAGAGCTTGTCAAACAGCCTATCATTACAATCCCCCAACACTATGTTCGTTTAGACCAGCAACCCCCCACCGTCCCTCACGGTGGCCGTCCCTTCCCGACGATCCCAATCATTGACATGAATCAACTGGTTTATGGGAAAGATTTTGATCTTCAACTCCACAAGTTGCACTCCGCTTGCAAAGACGGGGGTTTCTTTCAG TTGGTGAACCATGGGGTTGACAGTACCGTAATGGAGAAGGTGAAACAGGAGGTTGAAGGATTTTATAAGCTTCCATTGGAGGAGAAGATGAAGTATAAGATAAGGGAAGGTGAGGTTGAAGGGTACGGAAGTATAGAGAGAGAGGACGGCAAATTTGATTGGGCTGATAGACTTTATATGATCACTAACCCTATTCTTCTACGAAAACCTCATCTCTTCCTTGAGCTCCCTTCACCCTTGAG AAATACGTTGGAGTCTTACATCTTGGAACTGCAAAGCCTTGCGATGAAGCTTCTAAGTTTAATGGCTAAAGCTTTGGAAATTgatgaaaaggaaatgatagAATATTTCGAGGACGGCATGCAATCGTTGAGGATGACATGCTATCCTCCATGCCCGCAACCAGAGTTGGTGACGGGCATTACTCCCCACTCCGATCCCACTATCCTCACCTTTCTCCTCCAACTTAACGGAGTCGACGGCCTCCACATCAGCAAAGATGGTTGTTGGTTCCCCGTTACCATCCTTCCAGATGCCCTCGTTGTCAATGTAGGAGACATTTTAGAG ATCTTTAGCAATGGGGTATACCGCAGCATTGAGCATAGGGCAATACCAAATGCAGAGAAAGAAAGAATGTCAATAGCCTTTTTCATAAAGCCTAAAAGAGAGGCATACGTAGGGCCATCGCCAAGTTTGATAAATCCTCAAAACCCTCCATTGTATAAAAGGGTTGGGATGGAGCAATACGTTAAAGATTTCTTCTCTCGTAAGCTCAATGGGAAAACATATCTGCAACATATGAGGATCAGAGATGAATAA